CGAGCGCAGCGGTTATTTGTTCAACCCTGCCGTCGGCATGCTGACTGACTTGTGGCGGCCGGACCCGGTGACCGGAAAATGCAGCGAACCGCCCGATGACGAGTCTATCGCCCGCCTGGTCGAGGCCGCACCAACGCTTGACGACATCAGCCTGAACGGCATCGAACTGCTAAGCGACAACCCTGCGGTGAAGCTCGACTTCGGCGCGGTGATCCGCGCCTACGCCGCTGACATCGCCGTTGCCAACATGCGCGCCCGTGGTATTCGCGGCGCCATGATCCGCATCGGCAGCGATCTGCGCCTGATGGGCGACCGCACCGGCCAGCCCTGGCGCGTCCCGGTGCTGCGCGGCAGCGGTGGTGCAGTTCTCGGCACACTCGATCTGCGCGGCGACATGAGCGTGGTCACAGTCGGGCGCTTCCAGAGCCCCTGCTTTCGCAACGGCAAGGAATATTCGCGCATCATCGACCCACGCACCGGCTATCCAGCGCAAGGGACCCAGGTTGTCACCGTGCTCAATTCTGGTGATGCCGTAACCGCCGCCGCGGCCGCCACCGCGCTCTTCGCCGCCGGCCCTCAGCAATGGGGCCAAATCGCTCGCCAAATGGGCATTTCCGCCGCACTGCTGATCGATGACACCGGGCATATCCACTTGAGCCCGGCAATGGAGCGCCATTTGCAGATCATTGACCGCAATGCCCAAGTCAGTGTGAGCCCCGCCTGGCAGGACTCCGGCCCCCAGTAGCAACCGCGCCATGTCCGCTGCCACCCCTGCTGCGCACCGCGGAACCGATCCTCAGCCGTTCCACTCCCGCGTGCGCGCCTCGCGGCGCTCGCTGCTTATCGCCTTCGCGATCGCCCTACTGATCCATCTGGGTGCGAGCATTGCGCTGACGGGATTTGACTGGCAACCCCCGACCCTGACGGCTCCAGGTGAGCACGCCGCCGCCCCGCTGGCGTTCGAGCTGCTGCCAACGCCAGCCACCAAGCCGACCCCCGCGCCTCCCGCTGAGGTTCCACCCAAGCCCCCAGCAGAGGATGCAGCCG
Above is a genomic segment from Thiorhodovibrio litoralis containing:
- a CDS encoding FAD:protein FMN transferase, which produces MIAVLAMIAALLQGCGRGETPVHVSQFDAFGIRIDMQLLGAPEQLATEVAEQTAQDFALTSYSLGLEQPGPMQRVNELLATTEPFAAPPALLPLLEQTRDLSERSGYLFNPAVGMLTDLWRPDPVTGKCSEPPDDESIARLVEAAPTLDDISLNGIELLSDNPAVKLDFGAVIRAYAADIAVANMRARGIRGAMIRIGSDLRLMGDRTGQPWRVPVLRGSGGAVLGTLDLRGDMSVVTVGRFQSPCFRNGKEYSRIIDPRTGYPAQGTQVVTVLNSGDAVTAAAAATALFAAGPQQWGQIARQMGISAALLIDDTGHIHLSPAMERHLQIIDRNAQVSVSPAWQDSGPQ